From a single Nitrogeniibacter mangrovi genomic region:
- a CDS encoding chorismate--pyruvate lyase family protein — MTSIRPHFPADPWLSRPPRATVAARLRPWLVDPHSLTARIRARCGDFHVAVVRQALVRPHADEAAALGLAARERAWLREVWLLADGVPVVYARSVLARRHLRGPWRLFQGIGARPLGAALFSDPRIERQPLHCARLDGRDARYHRLVTLLNGRVALPPALWARRSAFRLRGRSLLVSEIFLPTILRLDP; from the coding sequence ATGACCTCGATCCGCCCGCACTTTCCCGCCGACCCCTGGCTGAGCCGGCCGCCCCGCGCCACGGTGGCGGCGCGCCTGCGACCCTGGCTGGTCGATCCGCATTCGCTCACGGCGCGCATCCGGGCGCGCTGCGGCGACTTTCACGTGGCGGTGGTGCGTCAGGCGCTGGTGCGGCCACATGCCGACGAAGCGGCAGCGCTCGGGCTGGCCGCGCGTGAGCGCGCCTGGCTGCGTGAGGTGTGGCTCCTTGCCGACGGGGTGCCGGTGGTGTATGCCCGCTCGGTGCTGGCGCGGCGCCATCTGCGCGGCCCGTGGCGTCTGTTCCAGGGTATCGGCGCACGGCCGCTGGGGGCTGCGCTGTTCTCCGATCCGCGAATCGAGCGTCAGCCCCTGCACTGTGCCCGTCTCGATGGCCGCGATGCGCGGTATCATCGGCTCGTCACCCTGCTGAACGGGCGCGTGGCCCTGCCGCCGGCCCTGTGGGCCCGGCGGTCGGCATTCCGCCTGCGTGGCCGTTCGCTGCTGGTGAGCGAAATCTTCCTGCCCACGATTCTCCGACTGGACCCATGA
- the ubiA gene encoding 4-hydroxybenzoate octaprenyltransferase, with amino-acid sequence MTLSERLRIYERLMRLDKPIGILLLLWPTLWGVWIAGMGKPPFFVVWIFVLGTVLMRSAGCVINDYADRDFDGHVERTRHRPLARGEIGTTEALLLAAGLSLAAFVLILPLHPLVRWLSIPALLLAGSYPFTKRFLAIPQAYLGVAFGFGIPMAFAAIQFMVPTDAWVMLAANVFWAVAYDTEYAMVDRPDDLRIGIKTSAITFGRYDVAAVMLCYAAFLGCMIHVGLTEGMGVFYYMGLATAALIAVYHFTLIRERDRARCFKAFLHNNWLGAAIFVGIVLDYLVKPMG; translated from the coding sequence ATGACGCTGAGCGAACGGCTGCGCATCTACGAGCGCCTCATGCGGCTGGACAAGCCCATCGGCATCCTGCTGCTGCTGTGGCCCACCCTGTGGGGGGTGTGGATCGCCGGCATGGGCAAGCCGCCGTTCTTCGTGGTGTGGATCTTCGTGCTCGGGACGGTGCTGATGCGCTCGGCCGGTTGCGTGATCAACGACTACGCCGATCGCGACTTCGATGGCCATGTGGAGCGCACCCGGCACCGGCCGCTGGCGCGCGGCGAGATCGGCACCACCGAGGCACTGCTGCTGGCGGCGGGGCTGTCCCTGGCGGCCTTCGTCCTCATCCTGCCGCTGCATCCGCTGGTGCGCTGGCTGTCGATCCCGGCGCTGCTGCTGGCGGGCAGTTACCCGTTCACGAAACGTTTTCTTGCCATTCCCCAGGCCTACCTGGGCGTGGCCTTCGGTTTCGGCATCCCCATGGCCTTCGCCGCCATCCAGTTCATGGTGCCGACGGACGCCTGGGTGATGCTGGCGGCCAACGTGTTCTGGGCCGTAGCCTACGACACCGAGTACGCCATGGTGGACCGGCCCGACGACCTGCGCATCGGCATCAAGACCTCGGCGATCACCTTCGGACGCTACGATGTGGCGGCCGTCATGCTGTGCTATGCCGCCTTCCTCGGCTGCATGATCCATGTCGGTCTCACCGAGGGAATGGGGGTCTTCTACTACATGGGGCTGGCGACCGCGGCGCTCATCGCGGTGTACCACTTCACCCTGATCCGCGAACGCGACCGGGCGCGCTGCTTCAAAGCCTTTCTGCATAACAACTGGCTGGGCGCGGCGATCTTCGTCGGCATCGTGCTCGACTACCTGGTCAAACCCATGGGGTGA
- a CDS encoding DUF4870 family protein: MTDDSRTIDVNPLPTPGLVNLAHVIYALHTLALVSGIATSATIVGSFVSGLPSIIAVILNYVKRDAVRGTWLDSHFRWQIRTFWFALLWIVLAYVMIFSIIGFFFGIAAIAVAGLWVLYRIVRGWINLSNRQMMPVPQP, translated from the coding sequence ATGACCGACGACAGCCGCACCATCGACGTCAATCCGCTGCCCACGCCGGGCCTCGTCAATCTCGCGCATGTGATCTACGCGCTGCACACGCTGGCGCTCGTCTCCGGCATCGCCACTTCCGCCACCATCGTCGGCAGCTTCGTCTCCGGCCTGCCGTCGATCATCGCGGTGATTCTCAACTACGTGAAGCGCGATGCGGTGCGCGGCACCTGGCTGGACAGCCATTTCCGCTGGCAGATCCGCACCTTCTGGTTCGCGCTGCTGTGGATCGTGCTGGCCTACGTGATGATCTTTTCCATCATCGGCTTCTTCTTCGGCATTGCCGCGATCGCCGTTGCCGGCCTGTGGGTGCTCTATCGCATCGTGCGCGGCTGGATCAACCTGTCCAATCGCCAGATGATGCCGGTGCCGCAACCCTGA
- the sfsA gene encoding DNA/RNA nuclease SfsA has translation MRLPPLVAGRLLRRYKRFLADVELDTGAVVTAHSANTGSMRGCAEPGARVWLSAADNPKRKLAWTWELVEAAPGVVVGIHTGRANGLVEEAIGAGRLHALGGAERVRREVRYGSASRIDLLFEYASGPPCHVEVKNVTLAEAGVARFPDAVTTRGTKHLHEMAAVVGAGGRAAMVYCVPRGDVGCVCPADDIDPVYGAALRAAMAAGVEAYALTGAPDPAAGLVRLEREIPVLI, from the coding sequence ATGCGCCTGCCGCCGCTGGTCGCCGGCCGGCTGCTGCGGCGCTACAAGCGCTTTCTGGCCGACGTCGAGCTCGACACCGGCGCCGTGGTGACCGCTCACAGCGCCAACACCGGCAGCATGCGCGGTTGCGCCGAGCCCGGTGCGCGGGTGTGGCTGTCGGCGGCGGACAATCCGAAACGCAAGCTCGCCTGGACCTGGGAGCTGGTCGAGGCGGCACCGGGCGTCGTGGTCGGCATCCACACCGGGCGTGCCAATGGGTTGGTGGAAGAGGCGATCGGTGCGGGGCGCCTCCACGCGCTGGGCGGCGCGGAGCGGGTTCGCCGCGAGGTGCGCTACGGGTCGGCTAGCCGCATCGATCTGCTGTTCGAATACGCGTCGGGCCCGCCGTGTCACGTGGAAGTCAAGAACGTGACCCTGGCCGAGGCGGGCGTGGCCCGGTTCCCGGATGCGGTGACGACGCGCGGCACGAAACACCTGCATGAGATGGCGGCGGTGGTCGGTGCCGGTGGCCGGGCGGCGATGGTGTATTGCGTGCCCCGGGGCGATGTGGGCTGCGTGTGCCCGGCCGACGACATCGATCCGGTCTATGGCGCGGCCTTGCGTGCGGCGATGGCAGCGGGCGTCGAGGCCTATGCGCTGACCGGGGCGCCGGATCCGGCGGCCGGCCTTGTGCGGCTCGAGCGCGAGATTCCGGTGCTCATCTGA
- a CDS encoding lytic transglycosylase domain-containing protein, with the protein MPIDGRLAALVLCLLAATVHADAGGDAYQLRIDTGRYRLQDQPGWQLPAPASTNPTAASRPFAEAIAHAANAAGIEPELLHAVVQAESGYRPDARSDKGATGLTQLMPGTAKQFDARALTDAHRNLQVGARYLRRLLDRFGNDRALALAAYNAGPGAVTRYGGIPPYPETRAYVARVLREYTALKAHRHTVPQPWQLGASGGDAHLPGDS; encoded by the coding sequence GTGCCTATTGATGGCCGCCTCGCAGCCCTCGTCCTGTGCCTGCTCGCCGCGACCGTGCACGCCGATGCCGGCGGGGACGCCTATCAGCTCCGGATCGATACCGGCCGCTATCGGCTGCAAGACCAGCCGGGCTGGCAACTGCCAGCGCCCGCGAGCACCAACCCGACTGCCGCATCGCGCCCCTTTGCCGAGGCCATCGCCCACGCGGCGAACGCGGCCGGCATCGAGCCCGAGCTGCTCCACGCCGTGGTCCAGGCCGAGTCCGGCTACCGCCCGGACGCCCGTTCCGACAAGGGCGCCACCGGGCTGACCCAGCTCATGCCCGGCACCGCCAAGCAATTCGACGCACGCGCGCTCACCGACGCACATCGCAACCTGCAGGTGGGCGCGCGCTACCTGCGCCGCCTCCTCGACCGCTTCGGCAACGATCGCGCCCTCGCGCTGGCCGCTTACAACGCGGGGCCGGGCGCGGTGACCCGCTACGGTGGCATTCCGCCCTATCCCGAAACGCGGGCCTATGTCGCCCGCGTGTTGCGCGAGTACACCGCCCTCAAGGCCCACCGCCACACCGTGCCCCAGCCGTGGCAACTGGGCGCGTCAGGCGGCGACGCACACCTGCCGGGCGATTCCTGA
- the recG gene encoding ATP-dependent DNA helicase RecG translates to MTKARAGTAASPVRGWPGVGTQLAGRLAKLDIHGPQDLLLHLPLRYEDETRCVPIDALRGGEPMQVEGEVTDCEVRLRGRRQLVAQIRDDSGALTVRLLNFYPQQQKQLEPGKRVRVFGEARGGMFGFEMIHPRIRSVAPGEALPTALTPVYPTTAGLAQTAIRRLIERSVHAVPMEDFLPEAIRARLGLMPLSEAVPLLHQPPPDVDGAALEDRSHPAWQRLKFEELLVQQLSLRKAHAARRARTAPVLAGDGRLVAALLDDLPFALTGAQARASAQIDADLAQPHPMQRLLQGDVGSGKTIVAALAMLRAVESGWQAALMAPTEILAEQHYLKLDQWLAPLGISVEWIAGSLTKKQRAAACARLETGESVLAVGTHALIEDPVTLPRLGLAVVDEQHRFGVRQRLALRDKGEGVSPHMLMMSATPIPRTLAMSYYADLDVSVLDELPPGRTPIVTKLVSDARREEVMARVRDACREGRQTYWVCPLVEESEALELQTAIDTHAYLSEALEGLGVGLVHGRMKADEKRDTMAAFAAGELDVLVATTVIEVGVDVPNASLMVIEHAERFGLAQLHQLRGRVGRGKVDSVCILMFGEALSPTARARLKVIYEHTDGFEIAREDLRIRGPGEFVGARQSGVPLLRYADLETDGALIDAARDLAVELLAHQRPVAERIMTRWLAGREGLLRA, encoded by the coding sequence ATGACCAAGGCCCGGGCAGGCACCGCCGCGTCGCCGGTGCGCGGCTGGCCCGGCGTCGGCACCCAGCTGGCGGGCCGGCTGGCCAAGCTCGACATCCATGGCCCGCAGGATCTGCTCCTGCACCTGCCGTTGCGCTACGAGGACGAGACCCGCTGCGTGCCCATCGATGCGCTGCGCGGCGGCGAGCCCATGCAGGTGGAAGGCGAGGTGACCGACTGCGAGGTGCGCCTCCGTGGCCGGCGCCAGCTGGTGGCGCAGATCCGCGACGACTCCGGCGCGCTCACGGTGCGCCTGCTCAACTTCTATCCCCAGCAGCAGAAGCAGCTCGAACCGGGCAAGCGGGTGCGCGTCTTCGGCGAGGCGCGCGGCGGCATGTTCGGTTTCGAGATGATCCATCCGCGCATTCGCTCGGTGGCGCCTGGCGAGGCGCTGCCGACCGCGCTCACGCCGGTCTATCCGACCACCGCCGGACTGGCGCAGACCGCCATCCGCCGCCTGATCGAGCGCAGCGTGCATGCGGTGCCCATGGAGGATTTCCTGCCCGAGGCGATCCGCGCCCGGCTCGGGCTCATGCCGTTGAGCGAGGCGGTTCCGCTGTTGCATCAGCCGCCGCCGGACGTGGACGGTGCCGCGCTCGAGGACCGCAGCCATCCGGCCTGGCAGCGGCTCAAGTTCGAGGAGCTGCTGGTGCAGCAACTGTCGCTGCGCAAGGCCCATGCGGCGCGGCGGGCGCGCACCGCGCCGGTGCTTGCGGGCGATGGCCGGCTGGTGGCGGCGCTGCTCGACGATCTACCCTTCGCGCTCACCGGCGCCCAGGCGCGGGCAAGCGCGCAGATCGACGCCGACCTGGCGCAGCCGCATCCCATGCAGCGCCTGCTGCAGGGCGACGTGGGCAGCGGCAAGACCATCGTCGCCGCGCTCGCCATGCTGCGCGCGGTGGAAAGCGGCTGGCAGGCGGCGCTGATGGCGCCGACCGAGATCCTTGCCGAGCAGCACTATCTCAAGCTCGACCAGTGGCTCGCGCCGCTCGGCATCTCGGTGGAATGGATCGCCGGCAGCCTGACGAAAAAGCAGCGCGCCGCCGCCTGCGCGCGTCTCGAGACCGGCGAATCCGTGCTCGCCGTGGGCACCCATGCGCTCATCGAGGACCCGGTGACCCTGCCCCGGCTCGGACTGGCGGTGGTCGACGAGCAGCACCGCTTCGGCGTGCGCCAGCGCCTGGCGCTGCGCGACAAGGGCGAGGGCGTCAGCCCGCACATGCTGATGATGTCGGCCACGCCGATCCCCCGCACCCTGGCCATGAGCTACTACGCCGATCTGGACGTGTCGGTGCTCGACGAGTTGCCGCCGGGGCGCACCCCCATCGTCACCAAGCTGGTCTCCGACGCGCGTCGCGAGGAGGTGATGGCGCGGGTGCGCGACGCCTGTCGCGAGGGGCGCCAGACCTACTGGGTGTGCCCGCTGGTGGAAGAGTCCGAGGCGCTGGAACTGCAGACCGCCATCGACACCCATGCCTATCTGAGCGAGGCGCTCGAAGGACTTGGCGTAGGCCTCGTGCATGGGCGCATGAAGGCCGACGAGAAGCGCGACACCATGGCCGCCTTCGCCGCCGGCGAGCTCGACGTGCTGGTGGCCACCACCGTGATCGAGGTGGGCGTGGACGTGCCCAACGCCAGCCTCATGGTCATCGAGCATGCCGAGCGTTTCGGCCTCGCCCAGCTGCATCAGCTGCGCGGGCGGGTGGGGCGCGGCAAGGTCGATTCGGTGTGCATCCTCATGTTCGGCGAGGCCCTGTCGCCCACTGCGCGCGCCCGCCTCAAGGTGATCTACGAACACACCGACGGCTTCGAGATCGCCCGCGAGGACCTGCGCATCCGCGGCCCCGGCGAGTTCGTCGGCGCGCGCCAGAGCGGCGTGCCGCTGCTGCGCTATGCCGACCTGGAAACCGACGGCGCGCTCATCGACGCGGCGCGCGATCTGGCGGTCGAGCTGCTGGCGCATCAGCGCCCGGTGGCCGAGCGCATCATGACGCGCTGGCTGGCGGGGCGTGAGGGGCTGCTGCGCGCCTGA
- the ubiD gene encoding 4-hydroxy-3-polyprenylbenzoate decarboxylase: MRYTDLRDFISQLEARGELKRITEPVDTHLEMTEISDRVLRAGGPALLFERPTTRGVAQAMPVLTNLFGTPQRVAMGMGEDGDWQSQLREVGRLLAFLKEPEPPKGLRDAWEKLPAFRQVLNMAPKTVRSAPCQARVVEDAAVDLSALPIQHCWPGDVAPLVTWGLVVTRGPRQKRQNLGIYRQQVLGPNKLIMRWLAHRGGALDYRDHCAAHPGEPFPVAVVLGCDPATILGAVTPVPDTLSEYQFAGLLRGGKTELVTCLGNELQVPATAEIVLEGVIHPGETALEGPYGDHTGYYNEQAEFPVFTVERITSRPDPIYHSTYTGKPPDEPAMLGVALNEVFVPLLQKQFTEIVDFYLPPEGCSYRLAVVSIRKQYPGHAKRVMFGIWSFLRQFMYTKFIIVVDEDIDIRDWKEVVWAMTTRMDATRDTVLVDNTPIDYLDFASPEAGLGSKMGLDATNKWPSETRREWGRPIVMDETVKARVDALWERLGL; this comes from the coding sequence ATGCGTTACACCGACCTTCGCGATTTCATCTCCCAGCTCGAGGCCCGGGGGGAACTGAAGCGCATCACCGAGCCGGTGGATACCCATCTGGAGATGACCGAGATCTCGGACCGGGTGCTGCGCGCGGGCGGGCCGGCGCTGTTGTTCGAGCGTCCGACGACCCGGGGGGTGGCGCAGGCCATGCCGGTGCTCACCAATCTGTTCGGCACCCCGCAGCGCGTGGCCATGGGCATGGGTGAGGACGGCGACTGGCAGTCGCAACTGCGCGAGGTGGGGCGACTGCTTGCCTTCCTCAAGGAACCGGAGCCGCCCAAGGGGCTGCGCGACGCCTGGGAAAAGCTGCCCGCGTTCCGCCAGGTGCTCAACATGGCGCCCAAGACGGTGCGCTCGGCGCCGTGCCAGGCGCGGGTCGTCGAGGACGCGGCCGTGGATCTGTCGGCGCTGCCGATCCAGCACTGCTGGCCGGGCGACGTGGCCCCGCTCGTCACCTGGGGGCTGGTGGTGACCCGCGGGCCGCGCCAGAAGCGCCAGAACCTGGGCATCTACCGCCAGCAGGTGCTCGGCCCGAACAAGCTCATCATGCGCTGGCTGGCGCATCGCGGGGGGGCGCTGGACTATCGCGACCACTGCGCGGCGCATCCGGGCGAGCCCTTCCCGGTGGCGGTGGTGCTCGGCTGCGATCCGGCCACCATCCTGGGGGCGGTGACGCCGGTGCCCGACACGCTGTCCGAATACCAATTTGCCGGCCTGCTGCGCGGCGGCAAGACCGAGCTGGTCACGTGCCTGGGCAATGAGTTGCAGGTGCCGGCCACGGCGGAGATCGTGCTCGAGGGCGTGATCCACCCGGGCGAGACTGCGCTCGAAGGCCCGTATGGCGACCACACCGGCTACTACAACGAGCAGGCCGAGTTTCCGGTGTTCACGGTCGAGCGCATCACCTCGCGGCCCGATCCGATCTATCACAGCACCTACACCGGCAAGCCGCCCGATGAGCCGGCCATGCTCGGCGTGGCGCTCAACGAGGTGTTCGTGCCGCTGCTGCAGAAGCAGTTCACCGAGATCGTGGACTTCTACCTGCCGCCCGAGGGCTGCTCCTACCGGCTGGCGGTGGTGAGCATCCGCAAGCAGTATCCCGGCCACGCCAAGCGGGTGATGTTCGGCATCTGGAGCTTTCTGCGCCAGTTCATGTACACCAAGTTCATCATTGTCGTGGACGAGGACATCGACATCCGCGACTGGAAGGAAGTGGTGTGGGCCATGACCACGCGCATGGACGCGACCCGCGACACCGTGCTGGTGGACAACACCCCCATCGACTACCTCGATTTCGCCAGCCCGGAGGCCGGGCTGGGCTCCAAGATGGGGCTGGATGCGACCAACAAGTGGCCGAGCGAGACCCGGCGCGAGTGGGGTCGGCCGATCGTCATGGACGAGACGGTGAAGGCCAGGGTCGATGCGCTGTGGGAGCGCCTCGGGCTGTAG
- a CDS encoding undecaprenyl-phosphate glucose phosphotransferase → MLATLDKSSGSQRSGLSFSSSVETFLDPAVAVAMLFACAGADGERLGAPYIILALIVFSLTFPGNIFLNDSFRRMLRKTVVNWLIVAIILLFFGEASGYINFFPRNVIYGWLAATPVALIATNALARWAIPNLLSIEGYTRTAVIAGCNDIGTRLAESFASNRFIGVHFVGYFDDRKRDRLERIGEAPLLGSLNQLADYVKSHHVDHIYLALPMATQPRILKVLDNLKDTTASIFFVPDIFVTDLIQGRVDQVGGMPVVAVCETPFTGASGLLKRLSDIILSILILILISPLMLITAIGVKLSSRGPVIFKQRRYGLDGKEIVVYKFRSMTTCDDGQVVKQATRGDSRITPFGAFIRKTSIDELPQFVNVLQGRMSIVGPRPHAVAHNETYRKIIKGYMVRHKVKPGITGWAQVNGYRGETETVDKMEKRIEYDLEYLRNWSLGMDLWIVIKTALLMVKDSRAY, encoded by the coding sequence ATGCTCGCCACCCTAGACAAATCGAGCGGCAGCCAACGCAGCGGCCTGTCGTTTTCCAGTTCCGTCGAGACCTTCCTCGATCCGGCGGTGGCCGTCGCCATGCTGTTCGCCTGCGCAGGAGCCGACGGCGAACGCCTCGGCGCGCCCTACATCATCCTCGCCCTGATCGTCTTCTCGCTGACCTTCCCGGGCAACATCTTCCTCAACGACAGCTTCCGCCGCATGCTGCGCAAGACCGTGGTGAACTGGCTGATCGTGGCGATCATCCTGCTGTTCTTCGGCGAGGCGAGCGGCTACATCAACTTCTTCCCGCGCAACGTCATCTACGGTTGGCTCGCCGCGACCCCCGTGGCGCTCATCGCCACCAACGCGCTTGCCCGCTGGGCGATCCCCAACCTGCTGTCCATCGAGGGCTACACCCGGACCGCCGTCATCGCCGGATGCAACGACATCGGCACCCGACTGGCGGAGAGTTTTGCATCCAATCGTTTCATTGGTGTGCATTTCGTCGGCTATTTCGACGATCGCAAGCGGGACCGGCTGGAGCGCATCGGCGAGGCACCGCTGCTCGGCAGCCTCAATCAGCTCGCCGACTACGTGAAGAGCCACCATGTCGACCACATCTACCTGGCGCTGCCGATGGCCACGCAGCCGCGCATCCTCAAGGTGCTCGACAACCTCAAGGACACCACCGCCTCGATCTTCTTCGTCCCGGACATCTTCGTGACCGACCTCATCCAGGGGCGCGTGGATCAGGTCGGCGGCATGCCCGTGGTGGCCGTGTGCGAGACACCGTTCACCGGTGCCAGCGGCCTGCTCAAGCGGCTGTCGGACATCATCCTGTCGATCCTGATCCTGATCCTGATCTCGCCGCTCATGCTGATCACCGCCATCGGCGTCAAGCTCTCCTCGCGCGGCCCGGTGATCTTCAAACAACGCCGCTATGGCCTCGACGGCAAGGAGATCGTGGTCTACAAGTTCCGCTCGATGACCACCTGCGACGACGGCCAGGTGGTCAAGCAGGCCACCCGCGGCGACAGTCGCATCACCCCCTTCGGCGCCTTCATCCGCAAGACCTCCATCGACGAGCTGCCGCAGTTCGTCAATGTACTGCAGGGGCGCATGAGCATCGTCGGCCCGCGCCCGCACGCGGTGGCCCACAACGAGACCTACCGCAAGATCATCAAGGGCTACATGGTGCGCCACAAGGTCAAGCCCGGCATTACCGGCTGGGCCCAGGTCAATGGCTACCGCGGCGAGACCGAGACGGTCGACAAGATGGAAAAGCGCATCGAATACGACCTGGAATACCTGCGCAACTGGTCGCTGGGGATGGACCTGTGGATCGTCATCAAGACCGCGCTGCTGATGGTGAAGGACAGCCGTGCCTATTGA
- the dacB gene encoding D-alanyl-D-alanine carboxypeptidase/D-alanyl-D-alanine endopeptidase, with amino-acid sequence MPRTSRSIATPIANTPGARPSRQHGRPLVLCLLLLLPLLAHAAGFPADLKKALERANIPLSDVAVWVSRVDKTRPTLSHNPDLPMNPASVMKLVTTFATLDRLGPAYYWTTRLKMDGHIHNHTLEGNLYLVGGGDPVFTHADLWKLMRQMRELGVQQITGDIVLDDSALRLPPHDPGAFDGQALRPYNAGPSGLMINFNALRLTFVPEPAPVPAGPPVQLVSAANAAPAAAVPTDPRPPRILVDPPMAGLDLDSAVRTVDGHCARRWYKALDAEATSERHHRRLSLKGTWRDDCGIKDWFVSPESPEDFARDVVGGLWKELGGRLDGKVRQGLTPDGLPTLFVHTSRPLADVVRDMNKWSNNVIARQLLATLGASDNTAPDMVAGGARLASVQLAAAGIDTTGLSIENGAGLSRTARITVRTLGQLLEQAWARPFMPEFISSMAVAGIDGTARRRLRDSPAQGTAHIKTGTLNGVRAMAGYVIDRKGQRHVVAMLVNHPNAGASREAQDILLEWVWEGH; translated from the coding sequence ATGCCAAGAACCAGCCGCTCCATCGCCACGCCCATCGCAAACACCCCGGGCGCTCGGCCCTCTCGCCAGCACGGACGCCCGCTGGTGCTCTGCCTGCTCCTGCTCCTGCCATTACTCGCGCACGCCGCCGGCTTCCCGGCCGATCTGAAAAAGGCACTCGAGCGCGCCAACATCCCCCTCTCCGACGTCGCCGTCTGGGTCAGCCGCGTGGACAAGACCCGGCCCACACTCAGCCACAACCCCGATCTGCCGATGAATCCGGCCTCGGTCATGAAGCTGGTCACCACCTTCGCCACGCTCGACCGCCTCGGCCCCGCCTATTACTGGACGACGCGGCTCAAGATGGACGGCCACATCCACAACCACACCCTCGAAGGTAATCTCTATCTGGTCGGCGGTGGCGACCCGGTCTTCACCCATGCCGATCTGTGGAAGCTCATGCGCCAGATGCGCGAGCTGGGCGTCCAGCAGATCACCGGCGACATCGTCCTCGATGACAGCGCCCTGCGCCTGCCGCCGCATGACCCGGGCGCCTTCGACGGCCAGGCCCTGCGCCCCTACAACGCCGGTCCCAGCGGCCTCATGATCAACTTCAACGCGCTGCGGCTCACTTTCGTACCCGAGCCGGCGCCGGTACCTGCAGGTCCACCGGTGCAACTGGTCAGCGCCGCCAACGCGGCCCCGGCCGCAGCGGTGCCGACAGATCCGCGCCCACCGCGCATCCTGGTCGATCCGCCCATGGCCGGGCTGGATCTGGACAGTGCGGTGCGGACAGTGGACGGCCACTGCGCACGGCGCTGGTACAAGGCCCTGGATGCCGAAGCGACCAGCGAACGCCATCACCGCCGTCTGAGCCTCAAGGGTACCTGGCGTGACGACTGCGGCATCAAGGACTGGTTCGTGTCGCCGGAATCCCCCGAGGATTTCGCCCGCGACGTGGTCGGCGGCCTGTGGAAGGAGCTGGGCGGCAGGCTGGACGGCAAGGTCCGCCAGGGTCTGACGCCGGACGGCCTCCCCACCCTCTTCGTCCACACCTCCCGCCCGCTGGCCGACGTGGTCCGCGACATGAACAAGTGGTCGAACAACGTCATCGCCCGTCAGCTGCTGGCCACCCTCGGCGCCAGCGACAACACCGCGCCGGACATGGTCGCCGGCGGCGCACGGCTGGCTTCGGTGCAGTTGGCCGCGGCCGGCATCGACACCACCGGCCTGAGCATCGAGAACGGCGCCGGCCTGTCACGCACGGCACGCATCACCGTGCGCACCCTGGGGCAGCTGCTCGAGCAGGCGTGGGCACGCCCCTTCATGCCCGAGTTCATCAGCTCCATGGCCGTGGCCGGCATCGACGGCACCGCGCGACGGCGCTTGCGCGACAGCCCGGCCCAGGGCACCGCCCACATCAAGACTGGCACCCTCAACGGGGTGCGCGCCATGGCCGGCTATGTGATCGATCGCAAGGGCCAGCGCCACGTGGTGGCCATGCTGGTCAATCACCCGAACGCGGGCGCCAGCCGGGAGGCACAGGACATCCTCCTCGAATGGGTGTGGGAAGGGCACTGA
- a CDS encoding PEP-CTERM sorting domain-containing protein encodes MKKTVLAAALIAATSAAHAITIEFDYSYDSNNFLTGNYRSVLNAVATEFGSRITDALDAASYSTISFNDPGADLSSGIWPKITLSNQQISADTLHIYVGGTDLGGNTLGIGGSGGYSAFSSVDRGQSGVGTSDYAPWGGFISFDTLTNWYVDTDTATDESFSGFDFYSVAVHELGHVLGIGVADSWSAQVTGAGFAGTDSVAAYSEATGNAESSVPLSADGGHWANGTQSFVNGILQDASLDPSIANGQRKRFTDLDWAALSDVGWQVTAVPEAQTWAMMLAGLGLLGWARRRRA; translated from the coding sequence ATGAAAAAGACGGTTCTCGCCGCCGCGCTCATCGCCGCCACCAGCGCCGCACACGCCATCACCATCGAATTCGACTACAGCTACGACAGCAACAACTTCCTCACGGGCAACTATCGCTCGGTGCTCAACGCCGTCGCCACCGAGTTTGGCAGCCGCATCACCGATGCGCTCGACGCCGCCAGCTACAGCACCATATCGTTCAACGACCCCGGGGCCGATCTGAGCTCAGGGATTTGGCCGAAGATCACGCTTTCCAACCAACAGATCAGTGCCGACACACTACACATTTATGTCGGCGGCACCGATCTTGGCGGCAATACGCTCGGCATCGGCGGCTCCGGCGGCTACAGTGCATTCAGCAGTGTGGATCGCGGCCAGAGCGGCGTCGGTACCAGTGACTACGCCCCCTGGGGCGGTTTCATCTCCTTCGACACCCTGACCAACTGGTATGTCGACACCGATACCGCCACGGACGAATCCTTCAGCGGATTCGACTTTTACTCTGTCGCCGTGCATGAACTGGGTCATGTGCTGGGCATCGGGGTCGCCGATTCCTGGAGCGCTCAGGTCACGGGCGCAGGATTTGCCGGCACCGACTCGGTGGCCGCATATTCCGAAGCGACCGGAAACGCCGAATCATCGGTCCCCCTAAGCGCAGATGGAGGTCACTGGGCAAACGGCACCCAGTCCTTCGTGAACGGTATCCTGCAGGATGCTTCGCTCGATCCGAGCATCGCCAACGGCCAGCGTAAGCGGTTCACCGATCTCGACTGGGCGGCACTGAGTGACGTCGGCTGGCAGGTCACCGCCGTCCCCGAAGCGCAGACCTGGGCCATGATGCTCGCCGGCCTCGGCCTGCTCGGCTGGGCACGCCGCCGTCGCGCCTGA